AACGCCCGGAAAGGCGAATCTCGAAGGCATGCGGCGGGCGGAATCCGAGTCCAGGGAAATCCGCAGCGACCCGCCGCGAAGCCATGCCTGGACGGTCGTTGGATCGTTTGTCGACAATTCCCGACATCGGATCACGACCGTATCGCCACGCCAGGACACCGAATCGACGCGAAGGCCGGCCACGGCGCCGAACCGGACCGTGTCGCCGGTGATGGAGTCCCGCATCCAGATCGAAAGATCGAGAGGATCCACCGACACCCGCAAGGAATCGTTGCTGAGGACCGGAAGTCTCGCGATCTGCACGGCAGGTTCGACGAGTCGGAGATCGACATCGTCGAAGACCGCCCGGACCACACCGTTTCCGACGATTCTTGGCTGGATGGTCGCGATTCCGGTGGGAACGACCAAGCGCGCCGCCACCTTCTGCCAGAGGGTGTCCGATCCGACCACTCCCACGGAGGCAGCGGACCAAGCCTGGACAGTCCCGGAAGAATCGCGGGTGACCACGCTGACCGAAACATCGCCTTCCAGGTAGCCGACCTTCACCCAGGCGCTCCACTGCCACAGCTCTCCCGCGCGGACCGGCTGGCGGACCGACGGGAACAGCGTCCAGTCCTGTGCTCCCTGGTGGCGCACCTCCCGGCACTTGGAGCCACCGTGGCATCCAGCGAGGACCATCGATGCCTTGGCCGAATCGGGAGATCGTGCCCACAAGGAGCTCCAGCCCAGGGTATCGGATTCGAATCCGGGATTGGCCACCACGTTGGAATCGATGGCGACGGCGCCGCACAAGGCCAGGAGAGAAGGAAGGATCATCCCTCCATTGTACTCCTTCCGACGCATCCTTCCACGACTCGGATTGGCTACCTTCGCATCTCCCATGAACCTAGATCCTGCAATAGAGCCAGGCGCATCGCATCCCAGCCCGCACAGCAGATTGGCTCGTACGGTCTCGTCACCGCACCTAACAGGGGTGCGCCTCCTCGCCCGCCAAGCCAATCTGCAGCACGTTCCAGGCGCGCTGCATCCCTCTCTATCGCAGGATCTAGGTTGAACCCTCTTCTCCTGCCGATCCTTCTGGCCCTTCGAATCGCCGCCGTTGCGGATCCCCCGACGGTGGATTGCCAACTCGAACGGGATTCGGCGATCGGACGCGCGACGAGCGCGTCTCTGGCCGCCACCCTGGACGTGCGGGTGGTCGGATACGTCGGATTCGACGGAAAACGTCATATCGGCCAAATCGTCTGCGAGAAGAGCGTATGCCAGGAACTCGTGACCTGGTTCGCCAAGATGGAGACGGTCGGATTTCCCTTCCGATCGGTGTGCCCCATCTCAAAATTCGGTGGCTCCGATTCCGCTTCCATGGCCGCCGACAACAGTTATTGCTTCGCCAACCGGGGCATCTGGGGCTCCCGCGAGCCCTCCTGGCATGCGCAGGGTCGCGCCCTGGACATCAACCCCCAGGAAAACCCCGCCTTCAAGCGAGGCCGCGTGATTCCCTCCACGGGACGCCAGAGACCGGGCACTCCGGGGACACTTTCCGACACCTCGATCGCCGTGAAGTCGTTGAGGGCCATCGGCTGGAAATGGGGCGCCCATTGGCGCAGGGTCCAGGATTGGCAGCATTTCCAGAAGGTCCGTTGAGGTTCCGGAATAGAGAAAGGCCCGGAGCGCGAGCTCCGAGCCTGAGGTGGCGCAGCTGGGTTAACCACGCCCGTTCACGGAAAAACCCCTTAGCCAGGCAGTCCTTCGTGCTTCTTGGCCAGCGGCACCAGCTTCAGGAACACCTCACCCGCCTCGATGATGTCGCCAGCCTTCAGCCCGGACTGGGCATCGTCGGCGATCGGCGAGAGCATGAGCTGGCGATGCTGGTAGGTTCCCACGAACTCGAGGTTCATCGCCGGAATCCGGACCAGGAAGTGGTCTTCCTGCTTCTTGAGCATGCGGCGCTTGGAGAGTCCCACCGCGCCTTCGCGGAGGTTCGCCTTGCGCTTTTCGCCCAGCGACACGAGCTCCCATCCGTTGGCGCCCTTGGCCATGCAGACGGTGGCCTTCGGCGATCCACCGGCGAGGACGGGGATGTGGACATTTCCCGTCTCGACCAGGAGATCGTCCGCGTCGGCGTCTTGCGAGAACTCCTTCAGCGCGTCCAGCCGCACCATGTACTCCTTCATGGGTTGGCCGGCCACGGCCTGTCCATGCTCGGAACCTGTGAGCTCGACGTCCTCGGCGCGGAATTCCTGAGGACCGAAAGCCCCTGACCTTGCCCTCTTCCAGGTCGACGAGCCCCGAGAGATCGGTGCGTTCGTTCTGCCTGGACATGCGGAGCGCCTCCTTTCCAGAGGACCGGCGACGGCGAGCGTCGCGGTGGCCACGACGGCCAGCGCCAATCCTAGAATCTTCTTTTCAATGCTTGCGATGTTCATGTGGTCCTCGTTTCCTCAGTTCCTGGTGATGTTGTAGTAGTCGTTCCAGTGGGTGTAGCTGCCCGCCTGGGGAGACGTAGGCCGAGTAGGTGATCCAGCGCAAGTCGCCGGCGCAAGGGGCCCACGGATCGCTGACCTGCACCATCTTGGTGCCGTCGGACAGAATCTGCGCACCGCGCACCACCATCATGTGGCCGCCGCCGCCGGTCCAGGCCCACGAAAAGGCCACGGGGGCGTTGCGACAGGTCAGCTGGTTCCACAATTCTTCCCACGAGAGGGCCGTGCTGGAAGTGACGCTGCTGGAGAATCCGTACTTGGAAAACTCCGGCCAGCCACCCGTGACGCAGTTGGGAAGAGGACACGACGAACCGTTGCAGCAGTCGCCTCGACCGAACCGGTTGTTGGCCTCAGTGCACTGGGCCACGTTGATCCCAGATACCCATGGCCATCTGCCCGGAAGCCGCCCAGCACCACTGGCTGGTCTGCTGGGACGCAAGGTCACGGCGCGTGACACGTAGGCCGGCAGGCGTTGTCCTGCAGGAAGTACATCATCTTCAGGCCGGGCCGTCCGACGAAGCACATCTTGCGCAAGTGGTTGTTCTTGATCAGCGACACCGCGGTCTGCGCGTTGGTCTGCGAAGATCCGAAATCCATGAGCCAGTTGGAACAATCCACCACCTTCCAGGTGCCGTTGATCAGCTTGGCCTGGACGTTGTACGGATTGACGTAGATCGCGTCGTCGCCCCCGGGGAACGACGCGGTGGGGTACGCGCCGGAGATCTTGAAGTACATCATGGGAGCGTTGGGGCGCCCCACGAAGCACTGCTGGTTCAGGCCATGATACTTGATGATGTCGCGGGCCTTGTATGCGTTCGTCTGACCGGTGGCTCCCGCACCGAAGTCCATGAGCCACATGCTCGATCGACCACTTTCCAGGTGCCGTTGACCAGGGATGCCTGTGTGGTTGCGGGACTGAACCCGATGCAATCTTCTGCGGCGAGGGCCGGAACGATCGCGAGGGCGATCGCCGCCAAAAACGACTTGAACGATATCTTCATGCATCCACCTCCTTGTGGGGTAGAATTGGCTTCGGAGGAATTTCCAGAATTTGTCCACACTTCCCCTTCGCCGTCGGAAGCGAAGGCGCGAACCAAATCTTCCAAGAAATTGCGCCGAAACCAGGATTTGTCAAGAAAAAGAACGGCCACCGGTGCTAAGAAAACATAAGGCGACCGCCGAGCGGATGCCCATTCAGGATCCAGATCCTCGATCCGGATGCGGTGGCGAAGACCAGGAACAACCGCCACGCAATCGTCAAACGGGCGGCGTCACCGGCGCGAAAGCCTTCCGAAATCCGGATCTAATGGACGATTCCGTCTCAAATGCCCGGGCACGCACCGCGAAGTTGGCGGATCGGAGGCTCCGGCCTGCCGGCTCGAGAGCTCCAACATCCGCAGATACCATGGGCCACTCGATGCCAGGCAAGAGGCCCGAACGCCCCGAGATCGGCATCGCGATCCAATGCTTCGGTCCGCATCGCGCCAAAGACCCAGGTTTGGTATCTCGTTTCCTGGCTAAATCGCTCGCCGAAGGTTGGCGCGTGGATTGATTCCCCTTTGGATCCCGCGCAGAAGGCGGTTGCTCGGGGTCCACGGTTGCCGCCCATTCAGAAACGCCATGTCCGACCCGGACCCGGTCCAATTCTCCAGCAGCATCGCGGATGCTCCGGAATCGGCAGCCTGGTTCCAGGCGGTCCCGCGACCAGGGCGACCAGGCGGCGTTGGTTGCTGTCCTCCGGAACAGATGGACTTCGAACACCGAGCGCGCCGTGGCGAGGATGTCGCTGAAGACAGGTTCTGTCCAACTGGTAGAGCGGAAGCCACTGCACGCACAGTCCCCCCGGTCGCAGATGGTCGCGCACGGAAGCCAGGTGTTCCTGCCCCATCAACAGTTCGGCGCCCGGCAACCACGGAAGGAACAGATCGCCCAGGGATCAGGTCGTAACGCCTGGGATCGTCGCGCAGGGCGGTGCGGGGGTCGCCGACTCCTGATCGAAAAGCGCGGATCGGAAAACAGCGGACCGGTCCATTGCCCGAAAATGGGATCGCGCCAAGTCCACGACCTGCAGCAGAAGTTCCACGACGCGGGCACGGTGGATTTCGTGAGGCGCGTCAAGGTGCCCGCCGTGATCCCCGTCCCCAACCCCAACACGGAAGACCTCCCGGGGCGCGGGGACGCAGGGCCAGAGCCAGTCCCGCCTGCCAGCTTTGGGAGGCGATCGAAACGCGTCCCGCCCAAGGCGTAGCTGCCGTTGCACACGAGATAGGTGTGACCCTTCCGATCCACCAGCTCCACGGCCGCCCATCCCTCCTCGCGATCCAACACCACGTAGTCCGCTCCAGAGGCGCCAGAGGGGCCGTCCAAAGCCCCAACCCAGGGCAACCAGCGCACCTCCCGCCAAGCCCGCACGCCACCGTGGCACTCCGGATGGACTGCTCCAAATGCGATCGCCGCCCAAACCGATCGCCGGCATGCCCAGGCTGGCATGGAGGCCCGCCAACGGAAGCGTCGCGAAGCCCGCAGCCAACGCGCCGAAGAGAAACCGCCCACCAGATTGGCCGCCACCAGACCTGGGGACGGAGCCCGGCTTTTCCATCCGCCCGAGCAGCCACGGATAGAGCATCGCGATCGCCGCGGACGAAGGTACAAGCACGCCGAAAGAGGATCGAAAGGAGTGCCCATCGGAAAGGCATCGCGAGCCTCGCCCAGACCGAATCGCGCGACGAGGATTCCTGGAGCAGGGGCAACAGGAGCAAGCTCCAGCGCCACCAGCGAAACAAGCGCAGCGGTTATCATCTTCCGGAGCCAGCAACGACCCCAGAGGAAGCCCCACCAGCAAGGACAAGGCGACCACACCGAAGGACAAGGAAGAGTTCGCGTGGATCTGGCAAAGTGGTGGGTCCATGCGGTCTGGGCGTAAAGAACTAAGCCGGACCAAGCCGCCAGCCACTGGACCGGGGGTGGGCCGGAGGCGATTGAGCCACGCGTCATTTTTTGACATCACCACCGAAGGGCCGGCGACGCTGCGCCGTTGGAACGACATCAGGGAGCCGACCAACGCCAAGGCTCCGGCAACGGGGCCAGCGAGGACAGTTCGAGGTGCGAAAAGCCCCACACGAGCAATGCCAGGACTCCAACGACACCGCCCACCGTCTCCAGCGCGTACCAGAGCGCACGGGAACCGGGTGGATCCGTGAGGAGATCGACCGTCCAACGCCCGGAGCACACCGAGCTGGCGAACACCAAGGCGCAGGCGGGCAGGACCGAAGCCGAGCCGAGAGCCCAAAGGGTCCAGGGGGAAACGAGCACCAAGGCCAGCAGGCCGGCCGCCATCCAGCCGCTCACCCGGTGCAACCAGGCGCCGATGGCTCCACCCACCAGATTGAAGGGTGCAGAGCGCCGCCACCAGGCTCGGTCCGGAACCCCAGGAAGGAGCCAACACGGGCACAAGCAACACGGGAAGGCCGAACACGAGCGAACCCGCGAGGGCGAGCGCCCTCCCGGCGGAGGGCGAAGAATGAATCCATGGAAGGAAATTTAGATCCGGGCAGCCGCGCCTTCCGCGTCGGTTTCTGTCCAGAAACCGTTCTCCCTACCCCACGCTTCCTCCAGGCTCACCGACAAGAGTTTTGGGCTTCCACGGCTGAATTCCATGGGAGTTCGCGGAACACGTCCTTGCAAAAGCCGTTGACGATCATGTCCACGGAGTCTTCCGTGGAAAGCCACGGCTGCGCAAAAAGAAGATCTGATCCTCTCCGATGCGGCTGGTGGACGCCTCGTGCTCCACGCTTCCCGTGTCGTTTCGCACCTCGATGTAGGGCACGGTGTGGGCGCCGCAGCGGTCGCCGATCAGGAGGCTGTCGCACTGGCTGTAGTTGCGGGCCCGCCGCGCCGCCTGATTGACCTTCCACCAGCCCCGGTAGGTCTGCGCAGACTTCCCGCGCTGATCCCCTTGGAGACGATGGTGCGCCTTCCGTGTCCCTTAGCCGATGTGGATCATCTTCGTGCCGGTGTCGGCCTGCTGCGGGATTGTTGGTCACGGCCACGGAATGGAACTCGCCCACCGAGCGATCCCCTTGAGCACACACGACGGGTA
This DNA window, taken from Fibrobacterota bacterium, encodes the following:
- a CDS encoding M15 family metallopeptidase: MNPLLLPILLALRIAAVADPPTVDCQLERDSAIGRATSASLAATLDVRVVGYVGFDGKRHIGQIVCEKSVCQELVTWFAKMETVGFPFRSVCPISKFGGSDSASMAADNSYCFANRGIWGSREPSWHAQGRALDINPQENPAFKRGRVIPSTGRQRPGTPGTLSDTSIAVKSLRAIGWKWGAHWRRVQDWQHFQKVR